A single Candidatus Thermoplasmatota archaeon DNA region contains:
- a CDS encoding 4Fe-4S binding protein: KTALVIGGGLSGMTAALSLAEHGIETHLIEKTDELGGNLRRITHTLRGEDPQEMLKKAIGKVQSNERITLHMGTEVESVDGFIGNFHTTLANGDEFDHGVVIVATGAIEYKPTEYLYGKSDHVMTQLELEERMLHEDFKPESIVIIQCVGSRVPEYHNCSRICCSTSIKNALWVKERYPETPVYILFKDIRTYGFRERYYREASRKGVIFLRYDDENPPEVAEENGKLRVVVKDRYIMEEVLLEPEYVVLNAATRANPGNKALSEILKVPLSGDGFFLEAHRKLRPVEFSTDGMLLCGLAQGPKFTDENVAQAQAAASKAMVVLSKDTLAAGGSIAHVDEEVCVGCETCEAICPYSAIQVDDEKGKAVVTEALCKGCGSCASGCPERAITLRHFTRDQILSQVTAIIEMMEAIP, translated from the coding sequence ACAAGACCGCCCTCGTCATCGGAGGCGGATTGAGCGGGATGACAGCCGCATTGTCCCTGGCGGAGCATGGGATAGAGACGCATCTCATCGAGAAAACGGACGAACTCGGCGGGAATCTGAGGAGGATAACGCACACGCTCAGAGGAGAGGATCCTCAGGAGATGCTCAAGAAGGCAATAGGGAAGGTGCAAAGCAACGAGAGAATAACGCTTCACATGGGAACGGAAGTTGAGTCCGTCGACGGATTCATAGGCAACTTCCACACGACGCTAGCGAACGGGGACGAGTTCGACCACGGCGTCGTGATAGTCGCCACAGGTGCTATCGAGTACAAGCCCACGGAGTATCTGTACGGGAAGAGCGATCACGTCATGACGCAGCTCGAACTGGAAGAGAGGATGCTGCACGAGGACTTCAAGCCCGAGAGCATAGTCATCATACAGTGTGTCGGTTCTCGCGTCCCCGAGTACCACAACTGCAGCCGCATATGCTGTTCTACATCCATCAAGAACGCGCTGTGGGTGAAGGAGAGGTATCCCGAGACGCCCGTGTACATACTGTTCAAGGACATTCGTACGTACGGATTCAGGGAGAGGTACTACCGGGAGGCGTCAAGGAAGGGAGTCATATTCCTCAGGTACGACGACGAGAACCCTCCCGAGGTCGCGGAGGAGAACGGGAAGCTGAGGGTTGTGGTGAAGGACAGATACATCATGGAAGAAGTCCTTCTTGAGCCTGAGTACGTCGTGCTCAATGCAGCCACAAGGGCGAATCCTGGCAACAAAGCGTTGTCGGAGATCCTAAAGGTCCCGTTGAGCGGGGACGGGTTCTTCCTAGAAGCTCACAGAAAGCTCCGACCTGTGGAATTCTCGACCGACGGAATGCTTCTGTGCGGTCTTGCTCAAGGACCCAAGTTCACGGATGAGAACGTAGCTCAGGCCCAAGCCGCCGCATCCAAAGCGATGGTCGTCCTCTCGAAAGATACCCTAGCCGCAGGAGGATCCATCGCCCACGTGGACGAAGAGGTCTGCGTCGGATGTGAGACTTGCGAGGCGATATGCCCCTATAGTGCCATCCAAGTGGATGATGAGAAGGGGAAAGCCGTCGTCACTGAGGCGCTCTGCAAAGGCTGTGGGAGCTGTGCGAGCGGTTGTCCCGAGAGGGCGATAACTCTCAGACACTTCACGCGTGACCAGATACTCTCCCAGGTGACCGCCATAATCGAGATGATGGAGGCGATCCCTTGA